Proteins encoded together in one Impatiens glandulifera chromosome 1, dImpGla2.1, whole genome shotgun sequence window:
- the LOC124919160 gene encoding two-pore potassium channel 3-like, with protein MDKEPLLPFVSPRRSQPSPLSSLYTLPEDDVIALPVPMTPSEVKERLIFGPSSPSTTTTNNSSTNLFDALTLSSPKPSSASADGSVNQETQSLLSWLVDPNYTITKSNLHRSKTAPAMATINEIEHPKSTTKSPHSDSISIVRQAIFLLLIYLSLGVIIYSFNRHNFTAHETHPVVDALYFCIVTMCTIGYGDITPNTTSTKLFSILFVLVGFGFIDILMTGMVSYVLDLQENYLLRAVKSGAEKDHNHGSYLVDLKKGRMRIRMKVALALGVVVLCVGLGATVMHFVEKLGWIDSFYLSVMSVTTVGYGDRAFNSMAGRIFASIWLLVSTLAVARAFLYLAEARVDKRQRMMAKWVLGQDMTVSQFLAADIDNNGFVSKSEYVIYKLKEMGKVTEKDILQICQKFDRLDTGNCGKITLADLMESHH; from the exons ATGGACAAAGAGCCGCTTCTACCCTTTGTCAGCCCAAGGCGGTCACAACCATCTCCCCTTTCTTCTCTCTACACCTTACCGGAAGATGATGTCATCGCCCTTCCCGTTCCGATGACCCCATCCGAAGTCAAAGAACGCCTAATCTTCGGCCCTTCATCACcttccaccaccaccaccaacaATTCTTCTACCAATCTATTCGACGCCCTAACTCTCTCCTCCCCCAAACCCTCCTCCGCATCCGCAGATGGCTCAGTTAATCAAGAAACCCAATCCCTTCTCTCTTGGTTGGTTGATCCTAACTATACCATCACCAAAAGCAATCTTCATAGGTCAAAAACTGCTCCTGCCATGGCCACAATCAACGAGATTGAACATCCCAAGTCTACAACAAAGTCCCCTCATTCCGACTCTATCTCGATTGTTCGTCAGGCTATTTTTCTTCTGTTAATTTACTTGTCTCTGGGTGTgattatttattctttcaatCGTCATAACTTCACAGCTCATGAAACCCACCCAGTTGTTGATGCATTGTACTTTTGTATTGTAACCATGTGTACAATCGGGTATGGTGATATTACTCCCAATACTACCTCCACCAAACTGTTCTCCATTTTGTTTGTCTTGGTGGGTTTTGggtttattgatattttaatgacTGGAATGGTCAGTTATGTTCTTGATTTGCAAGAGAATTACTTACTCAGGGCTGTAAAATCTGGAGCAGAGAAGGATCATAATCATGGTTCTTATCTTGTGGATCTTAAGAAAGGGAGGATGAGGATTCGAATGAAGGTTGCATTAGCATTAGGTGTTGTGGTTCTTTGTGTTGGTCTTGGAGCTACTGTCATGCATTTTGTGGAGAAACTAGGTTGGATAGATTCGTTTTATCTCTCTGTTATGTCGGTTACTACTGTTGGATATGGAGATAGGGCTTTCAATTCTATGGCTGGTCGGATTTTTGCTTCGATTTGGTTGCTTGTTTCAACACTTGCTGTTGCACGAGCTTTTCTTTACTTGGCAGAGGCAAGAGTAGACAAGCGGCAGAGAATGATGGCTAAATGGGTGCTTGGTCAGGATATGACTGTTTCTCAGTTTCTTGCAGCTGATATTGACAATAATGGTTTTGTGAG CAAGTCTGAGTATGTGATCTACAAACTAAAAGAAATGGGGAAGGTGACAGAGAAGGACATTCTTCAAATATGTCAGAAATTTGATCGGCTAGACACTGGAAACTGCGGGAAAATCACTCTTGCAGATCTAATGGAAAGTCATCATTGA